One window of Camelina sativa cultivar DH55 chromosome 4, Cs, whole genome shotgun sequence genomic DNA carries:
- the LOC104780490 gene encoding low-temperature-induced 65 kDa protein-like: MSRQLDPVAELESLKTHVDHSGNPSLSTLSQRSQSGEASKRSPSGSPRKENEGEHSHHKKSLFSKMKDKAKKLQHSLSTKKRHDEEGDATMSPFSRFEDHEVREGGYASLSPGDKSKDHKIREEGGGEVEEEEDPEYLGAPMYESKKAPEELKKTAMQHPRENPVITETNVLSVLPAKHDAEQEQKDCTGSNTEHPVISEKNVLSDVKQEKPDNSDTTTLTGGSMAEKTEKECTSQEPISPSKTVTETVTEKLAPAYAKVSDATNAITKKIQDMAFPESTETETEEEINDVSEINTAGTNQPTGFNTKVWDKGVSMKEYISQKFEPGEDDRELSRVISKAISPRKDSSQATSFGAATTSLPAPNSADNKAPLLVNTNEIVEEEKHGKILQPN; the protein is encoded by the exons CTGGTGAAGCTTCAAAGAGGTCTCCTTCTGGTTCACCAAGAAAGGAAAACGAAGGAGAACATTCCCACCACAAGAAATCTTTGTTCTCCAAAATGAAGGATAAAGCGAAAAAACTGCAGCACAGCCTCAGCACCAAGAAGAGACATGATGAAGAAGGTGATGCAACCATGTCACCCTTTAGCAGATTCGAAGACCATGAAGTTAGAGAAGGAGGTTATGCATCACTTTCACCGGGTGACAAGTCGAAAGACCataaaatcagagaagaaggaggaggagaagttgaagaagaagaagatcctgAATATCTTGGAGCCCCAA TGTATGAATCAAAGAAGGCACCTGAAGAGTTAAAGAAGACTGCTATGCAGCATCCCCGGGAAAACCCTGTGATCACTGAGACGAATGTCTTGTCTGTTCTCCCAGCCAAACACGACGCTGAGCAAGAGCAAAAAGACTGTACTGGATCCAACACAGAACATCCTGTGATCTCTGAGAAGAATGTCTTGTCTGATGTCAAGCAAGAGAAGCCTGATAATTCAGACACAACAACGTTAACAGGAGGATCCATGGCTGAGAAGACAGAGAAAGAGTGCACAAGCCAAGAACCGATTAGTCCAAGCAAAACCGTAACAGAAACCGTGACAGAGAAGCTAGCACCTGCTTATGCCAAAGTCTCTGACGCAACTAACGCTATAACCAAGAAGATTCAGGATATGGCTTTTCCAGAATcaacagagacagagacagaagaagagataaatgATGTTTCAGAAATAAACACTGCTGGAACTAACCAGCCAACTGGCTTCAATACTAAG GTGTGGGACAAAGGAGTATCAATGAAGGAGTACATATCCCAGAAGTTTGAGCCTGGCGAAGACGATAGAGAACTTTCTCGAGTGATATCTAAAGCTATCAGTCCTCGTAAAGATTCTTCTCAGGCTACTAGTTTTGGTGCAGCCACAACCTCCTTACCTGCTCCAAATTCAGCAGACAACAAAGCCCCCCTTTTAGTCAACACGAACGAAA ttgttgaagaagaaaagcatGGGAAGATACTTCAaccaaactaa
- the LOC104783848 gene encoding receptor like protein kinase S.3, whose translation MGAALRSMYVNSKYEEVREEWEEDYSPQRFSYKALYKATKGFKESELIGTEANGTVYKGKLSSNTHIAVKKVSLDAEQDTKNLVSQIVGIGKLRHKNLVQLLGYCRRKGELLLVYDYMPYGNLDEFLFNDERPNLSWSQRLHIIKGVASALVYLHEQIVLHRDVKAANVLLDEDLNGRLDFGLARFGTNRNPMLGSVGYVAPELIITGMPTTKADVYSFGALLLEFACGRMFIEYPGKPEEFNLISWVCQCWKRGNLAGARDARLEGDYVCKEIELVLKLGLLCAQYNPEDRPSMSQVVNYLEGNDVLPEMPSDTPGISIPTPYNEVLA comes from the coding sequence ATGGGAGCAGCATTAAGATCAATGTATGTGAACAGCAAGTACGAAGAAGTCCGAGAAGAATGGGAGGAAGATTACAGCCCTCAGAGGTTTTCTTACAAAGCTCTCTACAAAGCCACCAAAGGGTTCAAAGAGAGCGAGCTGATCGGTACAGAGGCAAACGGTACAGTCTACAAAGGAAAGCTCTCTTCCAATACACATATTGCTGTAAAGAAAGTTTCTTTGGATGCAGAACAAGATACCAAGAACCTGGTTTCTCAGATTGTTGGTATTGGGAAGTTAAGGCACAAGAACCTTGTGCAGCTCTTAGGATACTGCAGAAGAAAAGGTGAATTACTCTTGGTCTATGATTATATGCCTTATGGAAACCTCGACGAATTCTTGTTTAACGACGAAAGGCCTAACCTTAGTTGGTCCCAACGGCTTCACATCATCAAAGGAGTGGCTTCAGCACTTGTCTATTTGCACGAACAGATTGTTCTCCACCGAGATGTTAAAGCCGCAAATGTACTCTTGGATGAGGATTTAAACGGGCGGCTAGATTTCGGTCTAGCTAGGTTCGGCACAAACAGGAATCCAATGCTTGGAAGCGTAGGGTATGTGGCCCCAGAGCTAATCATAACAGGAATGCCAACAACCAAAGCAGATGTTTATTCATTCGGAGCATTACTACTTGAGTTTGCGTGTGGAAGAATGTTCATAGAGTATCCCGGGAAGCCTGAAGAGTTTAACTTAATCAGCTGGGTGTGTCAATGCTGGAAAAGAGGGAACTTAGCTGGTGCCCGCGATGCCAGATTGGAAGGAGATTACGTCTGCAAGGAGATAGAGTTGGTACTGAAGCTTGGACTACTCTGTGCACAATACAATCCAGAGGACAGGCCTAGTATGTCCCAAGTGGTAAACTATCTTGAAGGAAATGATGTTTTGCCTGAGATGCCTTCAGACACACCCGGGATCAGTATTCCAACACCGTACAATGAAGTTCTTGCGTAG